The DNA region aattgaactttaaTTATAATATCTGACCCTGTATTATcatttaaagtattttttatgtaagaacaattataaaattatgacaaagacattaattaatatcaataagataaacaaatattttcatttcCAAATGAGTCGAACACCGAAAGCAACGATAACACACAAGTCACAAGtgttaaaacatcaaatattattaaaaaaacgcgTAGTAAATGACTGAAATAACCTTAACCGACAACGATAATTTTAATAAGACCAAACCAACTAGAAGAGAACTCTTGTCTATAAAAACCTCTGCATCTCTTTCTCATTCCTAAAacctctcatctcatctcatctcatacTCAAAACTCAATCAatcatcttccatttttttcaagcataacataaacagaacaaacctctctctctctctttctctcatcttGCTTGCTTCAATGGCACGTCTTCTCTCCCGTCTCCTCGTTGAATCCAACTCTCCTTTGCCAGCGGTTGATAACTCCACGGCCGCTTTGAACTCCGATCTCATCGTCATCCTCGCTGCTCTCCTCTGCGCTTTGATTTGCGTTCTTGGCCTCGTAGCGGTTTCTCGATGCGTCTGGCTCCGTCGTCTCGCGGCAGGAAACAGAACCGCGTCAGGATCTCATCAAGGTCAATCTCCTTCGCCTCCGGTCGCAGCGGCTAACAAAGGACTGAAGAAAAAAGTCCTCCAGTCACTCCCGAAGCTCACCTTCTCCCCGGAGTCACCGTCGTCGGAGAAATTCGCCGAGTGCGCGATCTGTCTAACGGAATTCTCCGCCGGGGACGAGCTCCGGGTTTTGCCGCAGTGTGGTCACGGATTCCACGTTTCATGCATTGACAcgtggctaggtactcactcgTCTTGTCCTTCTTGCCGTCAGATCTTGGTTGTTGCCAGATGTCACAAGTGTGGCGGTTTACCCGGTAGCTCTAGCTCCGAACCCGAGTCCGTGCCCGAGATTGAGATCCGAATCAAGCAAGGCGAATATGATCCCAACTCATACTTGCCATgatcatttttaatttctttggaAATTGGAActcatttatttttagtttccttttgctttattagaaaactctataaatttaaATGCAGATCAGTTTTTAGTTGGATAGTGTTTATTCTCTCTCTAATGTGTACATGGcttattgtaatttgtaaatgttGTATGGATTATGGCAATGGAAATTTAACGATTTGCATTGAACCTTTTACAAGTTCTTTTGGTTTATCATAATCATGAAACTCATGTAATTGGTAAAAACAATAGAGACATACTCAAACTTACTTCATCGAATCGAGGATCAAGCTTGTTATGTTTACATATTAATTTGACTGGTATTCAAAAAATTTACGGtacgaaaatatatatagtatttgttttccaattttgtggaaaaaaataatgtCGTTAGAGAGTATAATTTTGCTGTATATCATTAGATCCTCTTTTTGTGAAACAATACAAATTGAACAACAACACTTGATTTAATATGAAACATACGATTTTGAGGAAATAGTATCGGGTCATTAGTGGACAGTGGACACTATCGATCGATAGCCTATTCTAGGAAGCTCAAGTtagtcaatgttttttttttttttaattcaacaaTTAGTCACTAGCTGTAGCCACTAGAAGTATTTAACTTGGTTAATAgtaaattatagtatatatgaaTATAGAAACAAAACTGGAGTGCACATTAGATTTTCAGTTTATTAATGTCTGAATGCAATATTAAaccatttgaatttaattttactaTAAACAAATGAAAGCACTAGAATTCGAAGGAGTATTTAATCAGGTGAttacatgattattattataatagcTAATTATAGAATATTCCCTAGTAATTGGGAAAGGTAACTTGGCCAGTGTGTATGGTACAAACTGTATGTAATATGTTGGCTCAAGCAGCAAGCTAATTCTCGTGCTTTTTCAaccttttttaagttttgtgttCTGGTTGTAGAATTATTACACGAGTCTGTGGTCCATTaatcatattaatttgttgtgaTTAGTGAATTTTcagttaagattttttttattaaatgaataatccaaatagaatttttttttttagatgaattATACATTACGAAAAATATCTACCATCACTCATAATTTAGAATGAGCTAAAATATTTGTGGAAATATCATAAAACTAGTATGTTATAGGGatagtataatataatagaAAGAGTCCAAATGACTGCAAGAAATTCTTTTTGTCTTGTATTCTAGCTTTTTAAGTTGTGACCTaacaaaatacatgttttagGAAGGGAACTATAGATTTCTAAATGAATGATTTAGTTTATCAACAACAATTGGGTGATTTAGTTATTTAGAAACTAATTAACATGTGTATTATTCGTTTCTTAGGGGAGCCgttgaattaaatatatacGGCGGATGCATGGTCCACCGGTCACAAGCATGTCCACTACGGAAAGTGCCTACTATTTGTGCTTAGTGCTGCTAACCATGTTGTGTAAgggatatttatattttaattttaattcattttaaaatcaaCGAAAACTTATGACCATTAATCTAAAGTTCAAATTATAGTGGACTGTAAGAGAAATCATATTATATTGAATATTTACGcatataaatagttaaattactgaaatcatattttctttcaaatcaaAGACGATATTTCTTAATATAATCTCTTAGATTATACTAATTCACATACcttaataaaatgttattagTCTGAAATTCAGTTTATGGATATCTCATTTGTTTAATTAGTAAGGATTTGTACCTGCATGTGTGTGTGATGTACTTTAAAATCACAAACCGTAAACagaaagtttccaaaaacaataaacatttTGTTGATAAGACCAATTTTGGGAAGGTGTAGGGTTTATAACTCTTAACATATTATCAGGTACATAAATTTATCACTACCATTTTTGTtaagctttttaatttatttatgattctCTAAGTATCGACTTTTGGGAAttggcttaaaaaaaaaaaaaagtacgagCTTCAAGAGAATCTCTGCATATATATTGAAGCATTACAGATTTACAGGATAGAttcatataaaatttggtttaagggAGCTGAATTCGTACGTGAAGCTCGTGTGAGGTTGTTGCGAGGTCGTAGGAATCGAGTGTAAAACAGTCTTTTCCGTGTGTGCATGTATTCAGTTAT from Camelina sativa cultivar DH55 chromosome 3, Cs, whole genome shotgun sequence includes:
- the LOC104776204 gene encoding RING-H2 finger protein ATL80-like, coding for MARLLSRLLVESNSPLPAVDNSTAALNSDLIVILAALLCALICVLGLVAVSRCVWLRRLAAGNRTASGSHQGQSPSPPVAAANKGLKKKVLQSLPKLTFSPESPSSEKFAECAICLTEFSAGDELRVLPQCGHGFHVSCIDTWLGTHSSCPSCRQILVVARCHKCGGLPGSSSSEPESVPEIEIRIKQGEYDPNSYLP